In Hallerella succinigenes, the following are encoded in one genomic region:
- the hemA gene encoding glutamyl-tRNA reductase has product MNNKENTHCVVLGASHKTCPVALRDRLGFSGNLLDKGLSSLGMLPGLSEVVILSTCNRTEIYAATLYPDALRDTLINWWAEFAHMDAAELVPHCFYLTHIEAISHLYTVVSSLDSLVLGETQIMGQVKEAFQLSQKAGKVGFFLSHLFQSALTLGKKVREDTAIGEGTVSIPFAAVQLALREFDDLSPLCVGILGLGDMGNIASVELSTERVTKFRFFNRTLAKAQNFAARFGGEAYDLYEMPEKLKDVDLLIAAASSPEYLVTDDMVKKAKRSVKTVYIDIGAPRIIDPAIAKLPNISLFSIDELSRVVEDNRNKRRHSAERAREIISDAVDEFAEWYATLGVIPLILSLRKHHETIGQELLQKWEHRVSPVEMEHLRRYNDELIAKLLHRPSSALKRLGAAGMGLESQLILEKLFDLKSED; this is encoded by the coding sequence ATGAACAATAAAGAAAATACGCATTGTGTCGTTCTCGGCGCAAGTCATAAGACGTGCCCGGTTGCTTTACGTGACCGGCTTGGTTTTTCTGGTAACCTGCTCGATAAGGGCCTTTCGAGCCTGGGAATGCTTCCCGGACTTTCGGAAGTGGTCATCCTTTCTACCTGCAATCGTACAGAAATCTATGCCGCGACCCTGTATCCGGACGCATTAAGGGATACATTGATCAACTGGTGGGCGGAATTTGCGCACATGGATGCCGCAGAACTCGTCCCGCATTGCTTCTATTTGACCCATATCGAGGCGATTTCGCACCTTTATACGGTGGTTTCCTCTCTCGACAGCCTGGTGTTGGGCGAAACCCAGATCATGGGACAGGTCAAGGAGGCGTTTCAGCTTTCGCAGAAGGCGGGAAAAGTGGGATTCTTCCTCAGTCACCTGTTCCAGTCGGCTTTGACCCTCGGTAAGAAGGTCCGAGAGGATACGGCGATCGGGGAAGGTACCGTTTCGATTCCGTTTGCGGCGGTTCAGCTTGCTTTGCGCGAATTTGACGACCTTTCGCCGCTTTGTGTGGGAATACTTGGACTCGGCGACATGGGAAACATCGCTTCTGTGGAGCTTTCCACAGAACGGGTGACCAAATTCCGGTTCTTTAACCGCACTCTTGCCAAGGCTCAGAATTTTGCGGCGCGTTTTGGGGGTGAGGCTTATGACCTCTACGAAATGCCCGAAAAACTGAAAGACGTGGACTTGCTGATCGCCGCAGCCTCTTCGCCCGAATATCTCGTTACCGATGATATGGTGAAAAAGGCGAAGCGCAGCGTCAAGACTGTATATATAGATATCGGCGCTCCGAGAATCATCGATCCGGCAATTGCAAAGCTTCCTAACATTTCGCTCTTTAGCATCGACGAGCTGAGCCGCGTGGTGGAAGATAACCGCAACAAGAGACGGCATTCCGCAGAACGCGCTCGCGAAATCATCAGCGATGCGGTGGACGAATTCGCCGAATGGTATGCGACTCTCGGTGTGATTCCGCTGATACTTTCGCTTCGCAAACACCACGAAACGATCGGACAGGAATTGCTTCAAAAGTGGGAACATCGTGTGTCTCCAGTAGAAATGGAACACCTGCGCCGTTACAACGACGAACTGATCGCGAAACTTTTGCACCGTCCGTCTTCGGCACTCAAACGTCTGGGCGCTGCGGGTATGGGCCTTGAAAGCCAGTTGATTCTCGAAAAACTCTTCGACTTGAAAAGCGAAGATTAA
- the hemC gene encoding hydroxymethylbilane synthase, translating to MGTIKIGTRGSALALAQAYLTRDLIQKAFPDLTAEICIIKTSGDKDHVRSLVSFGGQGVFVKEIEEALMEKKIDLAVHSLKDVPDSMDDRLVLSGFLKRENPCDVLVSGGKKFADLRPGATIGTGSPRRVLQLKKMRPDVHCVNLRGNLPSRIEKVRNGEFDAILLGAAGLNRLEMPSEISEVFTVDQVTPAIGQGIIALQSLKENSMAREIAEKISHRETVIAARVERHWMNLLGGGCRVPMGAILEVDGSAFRFTAYLADPQNGQSLRMVQRFEENALSEQAHACKALDAFAKTFMDACHQKGIMLPSEAPGTEAIAAFWNTEH from the coding sequence ATGGGAACGATTAAGATCGGTACACGCGGAAGCGCTCTCGCTCTTGCCCAAGCCTATTTGACCCGGGACTTGATCCAAAAAGCTTTCCCGGATTTAACCGCAGAAATCTGCATCATAAAAACGAGCGGTGATAAGGACCATGTGCGTTCCCTTGTTTCGTTCGGTGGTCAGGGCGTTTTTGTAAAAGAAATCGAAGAAGCCCTGATGGAAAAGAAGATAGATCTCGCGGTGCATTCCCTGAAAGATGTGCCGGATTCGATGGACGATCGCTTGGTACTTTCGGGATTTTTAAAACGCGAGAATCCGTGTGACGTTTTGGTTTCGGGCGGTAAAAAGTTTGCCGATTTAAGGCCTGGTGCAACGATCGGAACCGGTTCGCCGCGCCGCGTTTTGCAGTTGAAAAAAATGCGTCCGGACGTGCATTGCGTGAACTTGCGCGGCAATTTGCCGTCTCGTATTGAAAAGGTCAGGAACGGGGAATTCGACGCAATTCTCTTAGGGGCTGCGGGCTTGAACCGTTTGGAAATGCCTTCGGAAATTTCGGAAGTCTTTACGGTCGACCAGGTGACGCCGGCGATCGGTCAGGGCATTATCGCCTTACAGAGCCTCAAGGAAAATTCCATGGCGCGGGAAATCGCCGAAAAGATTTCTCATCGTGAAACGGTCATTGCGGCTCGTGTGGAACGTCATTGGATGAATTTGCTCGGCGGTGGCTGTCGCGTTCCGATGGGCGCAATCCTAGAAGTGGATGGAAGCGCCTTCCGCTTTACCGCGTATCTCGCCGATCCGCAGAACGGACAGTCTCTGCGCATGGTCCAGCGTTTTGAAGAAAATGCACTTTCGGAACAGGCGCACGCATGCAAGGCCTTGGACGCGTTTGCAAAGACCTTCATGGACGCTTGCCATCAAAAAGGAATCATGCTTCCTTCGGAAGCTCCGGGAACGGAAGCGATTGCCGCATTCTGGAATACGGAACACTAA
- a CDS encoding uroporphyrinogen-III synthase, with protein MLVIDTKMTPPNAEAFSREALAGNELWHVPALQYRPTGIPLELSDFDAAFLGSPRAVNLSKEVLKNFSGVIFAAGVQTAQCLLQSGISVSVAGSENGAGKDFPGFLKKHPVKKVAWISASQTAADLRAISEENQIEICHFPVYETSPAPVDEEKFKALTHPVAWHFYSGKAVLALERFIQKSDVVHLHGASAEKAFKSVKASL; from the coding sequence ATGCTTGTCATCGATACGAAAATGACACCACCGAATGCGGAAGCCTTTTCTCGCGAAGCCTTGGCCGGAAACGAGCTTTGGCACGTGCCGGCGTTGCAGTATCGTCCGACAGGAATTCCGCTGGAACTTTCGGATTTTGATGCCGCTTTTCTCGGAAGTCCACGGGCGGTGAATCTTTCAAAAGAGGTCCTGAAAAACTTCAGCGGTGTGATTTTTGCCGCAGGCGTTCAGACGGCGCAGTGCCTTTTGCAATCTGGAATTTCGGTGTCGGTAGCCGGATCGGAAAATGGCGCCGGCAAAGATTTTCCGGGCTTCTTAAAAAAGCATCCTGTAAAAAAAGTCGCCTGGATTTCCGCCTCGCAGACGGCTGCGGATTTGCGCGCGATTTCCGAAGAAAATCAGATTGAAATTTGCCACTTCCCGGTTTACGAAACTTCGCCTGCGCCTGTGGATGAAGAAAAGTTCAAAGCCTTGACGCATCCTGTCGCATGGCATTTTTATTCGGGCAAGGCAGTGCTTGCGTTAGAACGCTTTATTCAAAAATCGGACGTGGTGCACTTGCATGGCGCTAGCGCCGAAAAAGCTTTTAAAAGCGTAAAAGCTTCCCTTTGA
- the lepB gene encoding signal peptidase I, producing the protein MSVQSTSRRLLHSTSPSWNVLLGTILAIVFVASFAARFYAIEPFRIVGNSMEPELPSGELVWVCKLPTCTDKLIRGDIVLVSFPDHSEALRTVFGLPGDTVHLSPAGKIRVEQDLYSWEEESEILAPRSFYVPRKNDSIVFKNLNDISFDYTSEWAHRKFGFRNFYTEAKLYRGTDTLPISRVGSTHIFGRPVSIREINGFHWQEYILLGLQIDREDPGAKPVHFERKLYRTQDSSEVQYFKAPQDAYYVICQKGVRCEDSRSFGYISKSQIKGKLLRF; encoded by the coding sequence ATGTCTGTTCAGTCGACTAGCCGCAGACTCTTGCATTCCACGTCTCCGAGCTGGAACGTTCTTTTGGGAACGATCCTTGCGATTGTTTTCGTGGCAAGCTTTGCGGCTAGATTCTATGCGATTGAACCTTTCCGCATCGTCGGGAACTCGATGGAGCCCGAACTACCTTCGGGGGAGCTCGTCTGGGTCTGCAAACTTCCAACGTGTACAGACAAATTAATTCGCGGTGACATTGTACTCGTTTCGTTTCCCGATCATTCCGAAGCGCTCCGTACAGTCTTTGGACTTCCCGGAGACACAGTGCACCTTTCACCCGCCGGGAAAATCCGTGTAGAACAAGATCTGTACAGCTGGGAAGAAGAATCCGAAATTCTCGCGCCTCGCAGTTTTTACGTCCCGCGAAAAAACGATTCCATCGTATTTAAAAACTTGAACGACATCTCATTCGACTACACTTCGGAATGGGCGCATCGCAAATTCGGTTTCCGCAACTTTTATACCGAAGCCAAGCTGTACCGCGGCACGGACACGCTTCCGATCAGCCGCGTCGGCAGCACCCATATTTTTGGACGCCCCGTTTCAATCCGTGAAATCAACGGTTTTCACTGGCAAGAATACATTCTACTCGGTCTGCAAATCGACCGTGAAGATCCGGGAGCAAAGCCCGTCCACTTTGAACGCAAACTTTACCGCACCCAGGATTCTTCCGAAGTTCAATATTTCAAGGCTCCCCAAGACGCGTATTACGTCATCTGTCAAAAAGGCGTCCGTTGCGAAGATTCCCGCAGCTTCGGCTACATTTCCAAAAGTCAAATCAAAGGGAAGCTTTTACGCTTTTAA